A genomic segment from Leguminivora glycinivorella isolate SPB_JAAS2020 chromosome 27, LegGlyc_1.1, whole genome shotgun sequence encodes:
- the LOC125240279 gene encoding zinc finger protein 484-like translates to MTEIWSLDALCRCCHADGDFKDLRSVYVFDDTPESYLNMLLETLGVTIKLPSVEASYSICDACILELRNATNFKKKVLECETKFEEYCKNELSQTSYDIKTEPEYLDDFDNNDYDYGDADEVKDGSKNLEFTETTVKRPAKNIKKEKESDNSHLEIAIDVKPKIEGKPKKRNKTSIKGKSSKTKPKVKEEESLVVTVKTETGELYSCKTCGANYEHLDQLNQHINIDHFNGYKCMYCPETFKIENRYKVHNRLVHNDLKPFPCEHCGRKVASKTSLLEHINSVHTKEIYFQCDVCQKKFHHKQVLRIHLKKHDGTFRKLICEQCGVGCNDKTNLRYHVLTVHEKIRMFNCQECDKKFSAMKHLKVHMRFHTGERPYECDICNNAFISQDALTVHKKGHTKDGYKCKNCDKVFPTRGLYASHYRKHVSTKPFKCHLCYKEFAGKYSLNRHLLEHTGARPFVCSICGKAFTQKAQLVRHNRRLHDPNKPEVIKEKCNLCKRTVPNLEKHMLAHTNKPYPCHLCEKRYPEQNALNRHLQRHTGVKPHQCQLCDKGYIQLKTLRGHMMKVHKLPLKTEQEDHFDSVVNTYTIQNLKRKTVFLEC, encoded by the exons atgaCGGAAATATGGAGTTTAGATGCACTTTGTCGATGTTGTCATGCAGACGGTGATTTCAAAGATTTACGATCCGTGTATGTTTTCGATGATACGCCAGAAAGTTACCTTAACATGTTACTGGAGACCTTGGGAGTCACT ATAAAACTTCCATCAGTAGAAGCGAGCTACTCCATTTGCGATGCATGTATCCTGGAGCTCCGCAACGCTACCAACTTTAAGAAGAAGGTTCTGGAATGCGAGACAAAGTTTGAAGAATATTGCAAAA atgaGTTGTCACAGACAAGTTACGATATAAAGACTGAACCGGAATATTTAG aTGACTTTGATAacaatgattatgattatg GTGATGCTGATGAAGTTAAGGACGGTAGTAAAAATCTAG AATTCACTGAAACAACTGTCAAGAGGCCAGCCAAAAACATTAAGAAAGAAAAAGAAT CTGATAACAGCCACTTAGAAATTGCAATAGACGTGAAACCAAAGATAGAGGGTAAACCGAAGAAGAGAAACAAAACATCCATCAAAG gTAAATCATCAAAAACCAAGCCCAAAGTAAAAGAAGAGGAATCCTTAGTAGTAACAGTAAAAACAGAGACGGGGGAGCTATACTCCTGTAAAACCTGCGGCGCAAACTATGAACACCTGGATCAGCTCAACCAACATATTAACATAGATCATTTCAACGGGTACAAATGCATGTACTGTCCCGAAACCTTCAAAATCGAGAATAGGTACAAAGTGCATAATCGATTAGTACACAATGATTTAAAACCATTCCCCTGCGAGCACTGTGGAAGAAAAGTAGCGTCCAAAACTTCGCTCCTAGAGCATATAAATTCTGTGCATACTAAAGAAATATATTTCCAATGCGATGTGTGTCAGAAGAAATTCCATCATAAACAAGTGCTGAGGATACATTTGAAGAAACATGACGGTACTTTCAGAAAATTAATTTGTGAGCAATGTGGGGTAGGCTGCAATGACAAGACAAATCTAAGATATCatgttttgacagttcacgaGAAGATCAGGATGTTCAATTGTCAAGAATGTGATAAGAAATTTTCTGCCATGAAACATTTGAAGGTGCATATGAGGTTTCACACAGGGGAAAGACCATACGAGTGCGATATATGTAATAATGCTTTCATTTCACAAGACGCGCTGACTGTCCACAAAAAGGGACACACGAAAGATGGTTACAAATGTAAGAATTGTGACAAAGTGTTCCCTACTAGAGGCTTATACGCGTCTCATTATAGAAAACATGTTAGTACTAAGCCATTTAAATGTCATTTATGTTATAAGGAATTTGCTGGCAAATACTCTTTAAATCGACATTTACTTGAGCATACCGGGGCCCGACCATTTGTATGCTCAATCTGTGGTAAAGCCTTCACACAGAAAGCTCAACTAGTTAGACATAACAGACGTTTACACGACCCTAATAAACCAGAAGTGATCAAAGAAAAGTGTAATTTGTGCAAAAGGACAGTTCCCAATTTAGAGAAACATATGTTAGCGCATACTAACAAGCCATATCCTTGTCATTTGTGTGAGAAGAGATATCCGGAGCAGAATGCCTTGAACAGACATCTACAGAGACATACTGGGGTCAAGCCGCATCAATGTCAATTATGTGACAAAGGTTATATTCAATTGAAGACTCTTAGAGGACATATGATGAAAGTACACAAATTGCCTTTGAAAACTGAGCAGGAAGATCATTTTGACAGTGTTGTTAATACTTATACTATTCAGAATTTGAAGAGGAAGACAGTTTTCCTTGAATGTTAG